A section of the Anabaena cylindrica PCC 7122 genome encodes:
- a CDS encoding N-6 DNA methylase produces MLDTETKRRIDTARDILVGKVPDPKSQVEQITIALIYKFMDDMDAEVEELGGDRTFFADSFAKFGWSMLMNPRVGGHELLSLYSEGISTMPQNEGIPALFRDIFKNAYLPYRDPETLKSFLKVIDEFKYDHSERLGDAFEYLLSVLGSQGDAGQFRTPRHIIDFIVEIIQPKKGEVILDPACGTAGFLISAYKHILRSNLDSQGNSTLTPDEKGRMATNFKGYDISPDMVRLSLVNLYLHGFKSPQIAEYDTLTSEDKWNEFADVILANPPFMSPKGGIKPHKRFSIKAKRSEVLFVDYMAEHLSPHGRAGIIVPEGIIFQSQTAYKDLRKMLVENSLVAVVSLPAGVFNPYSGVKTSILILDKSLAKKSDTVAFFKVENDGFGLGAQRREVSGEQLTQVKIELAEYLQAVRNQVSTDNILFNHGLIVPKVKIAENGDYNFSGERYREGIVTNSKCHFVRFEEAPFEIIDGDRGINYPKKEEFSSDGYCVFLSTKNVRPDGFNFSEVEFITEEKDKSLRKGKLFRGDVVLTTRGTIGNTGYYDDSVKFDHIRINSGMLIFRPDKDKLSGDYLFQFFQSQNFKNQRDAIVSGAAQPQLPIRSLINATLPLPPIAIQQEIVTEIEGYQKVINGARAVIDNYRPHIAIDPDWEMVELRTICELGASITSNVNIDKSIPYFGADSIESHTGKLIKKESAEAQNVNGPVYEFAGERLLYSKIRPYLNKLAIVNLHGCCSSDMYPLLIDNSKAHIMYLATYMLSDTFNERIRGYYERASIPKINRSQLFEVKIPLPPLETQQAIVTEIEAEQTLVNANRELITRFEKKIQTTLNRIWGEQTD; encoded by the coding sequence ATGCTCGACACTGAAACCAAACGCCGCATCGATACCGCCCGTGACATTCTTGTGGGGAAGGTTCCCGATCCTAAGTCTCAGGTCGAGCAGATCACGATCGCACTTATCTACAAGTTCATGGATGATATGGACGCTGAGGTAGAGGAGTTAGGCGGCGATCGCACTTTTTTCGCGGACTCATTTGCCAAGTTTGGCTGGTCGATGCTTATGAATCCGAGGGTGGGGGGTCATGAGTTGCTAAGTCTCTACAGTGAGGGCATTAGCACAATGCCGCAAAATGAAGGGATTCCTGCCTTATTTCGGGACATTTTCAAAAATGCTTATTTGCCCTATCGTGATCCTGAGACGCTGAAAAGTTTTCTGAAGGTGATCGATGAGTTTAAATACGATCATTCCGAGCGGTTGGGGGATGCGTTTGAATATTTGCTCTCTGTGTTGGGTTCTCAGGGGGATGCGGGACAGTTTCGCACACCGCGCCATATTATTGATTTTATTGTAGAGATTATTCAGCCGAAAAAGGGTGAGGTGATTCTCGATCCGGCTTGTGGTACGGCGGGTTTTTTGATTTCGGCATACAAGCATATTTTGCGGTCAAATCTGGATAGTCAGGGCAATAGTACCCTTACGCCCGATGAGAAGGGACGGATGGCGACAAATTTTAAGGGCTATGATATTTCGCCCGATATGGTGCGGTTATCGTTGGTAAATCTCTATTTGCATGGGTTTAAAAGTCCGCAAATTGCCGAGTATGACACGCTGACTTCTGAGGATAAGTGGAATGAGTTTGCAGATGTGATTCTTGCCAATCCGCCGTTTATGTCTCCGAAGGGTGGGATTAAGCCTCATAAACGTTTTTCGATTAAGGCGAAACGGAGTGAGGTACTTTTTGTCGATTACATGGCGGAACATCTGTCGCCTCATGGTCGGGCGGGGATTATTGTGCCTGAAGGTATCATTTTCCAGAGTCAGACGGCGTATAAGGATTTGCGAAAGATGCTGGTCGAGAACTCCCTTGTGGCGGTGGTTTCCCTACCTGCGGGGGTGTTTAATCCCTATTCGGGTGTGAAGACTTCGATTTTGATTTTGGATAAGTCTTTGGCGAAAAAGTCTGATACGGTGGCGTTTTTTAAAGTAGAAAATGATGGTTTTGGTTTAGGCGCTCAACGGCGAGAGGTTTCTGGGGAACAGCTTACACAGGTAAAAATCGAGTTAGCGGAATATCTGCAAGCTGTTCGTAATCAAGTATCGACTGATAATATTCTGTTTAATCATGGGTTGATTGTTCCTAAAGTAAAGATTGCAGAGAATGGGGACTATAACTTTAGTGGTGAGAGATATCGGGAAGGTATCGTTACAAATTCTAAATGTCATTTTGTAAGATTTGAGGAAGCTCCTTTTGAGATTATTGATGGTGATCGAGGAATAAATTATCCAAAGAAAGAAGAGTTTTCGTCAGATGGTTATTGTGTCTTTCTCAGTACAAAGAATGTACGTCCAGATGGATTCAATTTTAGTGAGGTCGAATTTATTACTGAAGAGAAAGATAAATCCCTAAGAAAAGGTAAACTTTTTCGTGGTGATGTTGTCCTTACAACACGAGGCACAATTGGGAATACAGGTTATTATGATGATTCTGTAAAGTTCGATCATATTAGAATTAATTCAGGAATGTTGATTTTTAGACCAGATAAAGACAAGTTGTCTGGCGACTATCTTTTCCAGTTTTTCCAATCTCAGAACTTTAAAAATCAGCGTGATGCAATTGTATCTGGTGCTGCACAGCCACAATTACCAATTCGCAGTTTAATAAATGCAACTCTTCCACTACCCCCGATCGCAATTCAGCAAGAAATCGTCACCGAGATCGAAGGCTACCAAAAAGTCATCAACGGCGCTCGTGCAGTCATCGACAACTACCGTCCTCATATTGCGATCGATCCTGATTGGGAAATGGTAGAACTGAGAACAATTTGCGAACTCGGCGCATCAATTACCAGTAACGTCAATATAGATAAATCAATTCCCTATTTTGGTGCTGATAGTATCGAGTCTCATACTGGGAAATTAATCAAAAAAGAGTCAGCCGAAGCACAAAATGTAAACGGTCCCGTTTATGAATTTGCTGGTGAGCGCTTACTATACAGCAAGATTCGTCCATATCTTAACAAGTTAGCTATTGTTAATTTGCATGGCTGTTGTAGTTCCGATATGTACCCTTTACTAATCGACAACTCCAAAGCTCATATCATGTATTTAGCAACTTATATGCTTTCAGATACCTTTAATGAGAGGATTCGTGGTTATTACGAACGAGCGAGCATTCCAAAAATCAACCGTTCACAATTGTTTGAAGTAAAAATTCCTCTTCCACCTCTCGAAACTCAACAAGCAATAGTAACTGAAATAGAAGCCGAGCAAACCCTTGTTAACGCCAACCGCGAACTAATCACCCGCTTCGAGAAAAAGATCCAAACCACCCTTAACCGTATCTGGGGCGAACAAACGGATTAG
- a CDS encoding NAD(P)H-quinone oxidoreductase subunit N — protein sequence MDFANIASQLNAGTILPEGIVIITLLGVLIVDLILGRTSSRWIGYLAIAGLLAAIVALCLQWDATNPIGFTGSFNGDDLSIVFRGIIALSAIVTILMSIRYIEQSGTALAEFIAILMTATLGGMFLSGASELVMIFISLEALSISSYLLTGYTKRDPRSNEAALKYLLIGASSTAVFLYGVSLLYGLSGGQTELSAIANGIAAANVSQSLGFIIALVFVIAGIGFKISAAPFHQWTPDVYEGAPTPVIAFLSVGSKAAGFALAIRLLTVVFPLVADEWRFVFTALAVLSMVLGNVVALAQTSMKRMLAYSSIAQAGFVMIGLISGTDAGYSSMIFYLLVYLFMNLCGFTCIVLFSLRTGTDQIAEYSGLYQKDPLLTLGLSISLLSLGGIPPLAGFFGKIYLFWAGWQAGLYWLVLLGLITSVVSIYYYIRVVKMMVVKEPQEMSDVVKNYPAINWDLPGFRPLQVGLIVTLIATTIAGVLSNPLFTLVNNSVANTPILQAAKIVSTQAGVIITDQAE from the coding sequence ATGGATTTTGCTAATATTGCATCCCAGTTAAATGCTGGAACGATCTTGCCAGAGGGGATTGTAATTATCACCCTCTTAGGGGTTTTGATTGTTGATTTGATTTTGGGGCGGACATCTTCGCGCTGGATAGGATATCTAGCGATCGCAGGTTTACTCGCTGCAATTGTCGCCCTATGCTTACAATGGGACGCTACCAACCCCATCGGTTTTACTGGTAGCTTTAACGGTGACGACCTGAGTATCGTCTTTCGGGGCATTATTGCTCTATCTGCCATTGTCACCATCCTCATGTCAATTCGCTACATTGAGCAGAGTGGCACAGCTTTAGCCGAATTTATCGCCATTTTGATGACTGCGACTTTGGGAGGAATGTTTTTATCAGGTGCTAGTGAGTTGGTGATGATTTTCATCTCTCTAGAAGCCTTGAGTATTTCCTCTTATTTGTTGACAGGTTACACAAAACGTGATCCTCGTTCCAATGAAGCGGCGCTGAAATACCTGTTAATTGGCGCTTCCAGCACAGCAGTATTTTTATACGGTGTATCACTGCTGTATGGTTTATCCGGTGGACAAACAGAACTGAGTGCGATCGCTAATGGTATCGCCGCAGCTAACGTCAGTCAATCTCTTGGTTTTATCATTGCCCTCGTCTTCGTAATTGCCGGCATTGGTTTTAAAATCTCCGCTGCCCCCTTCCACCAGTGGACACCAGACGTTTATGAAGGCGCACCCACCCCAGTTATTGCCTTCTTATCAGTTGGTTCCAAAGCAGCAGGATTTGCCCTTGCTATCCGTTTATTGACCGTTGTTTTCCCTCTCGTCGCTGATGAGTGGAGATTTGTTTTCACAGCCCTTGCAGTCCTCAGTATGGTGTTGGGTAACGTTGTCGCCCTAGCCCAAACCAGCATGAAACGGATGTTGGCTTATTCATCCATTGCCCAAGCTGGTTTTGTGATGATTGGCTTAATTTCTGGTACTGATGCAGGATATTCCAGCATGATATTTTATCTACTGGTTTATCTGTTCATGAACCTGTGCGGCTTTACCTGCATAGTTCTCTTCTCCCTACGCACGGGAACCGACCAAATAGCCGAATACTCAGGGTTATATCAAAAAGACCCACTTCTCACTCTAGGATTAAGTATCTCTCTTCTCTCCTTAGGTGGTATTCCCCCACTAGCTGGGTTTTTCGGGAAGATTTACTTATTCTGGGCTGGTTGGCAAGCAGGTCTTTACTGGTTAGTCCTACTAGGCTTAATTACAAGCGTCGTTTCCATCTACTACTACATCCGTGTAGTTAAAATGATGGTAGTCAAAGAACCCCAAGAAATGTCTGACGTGGTGAAAAATTACCCCGCAATTAATTGGGATTTACCAGGTTTCAGACCTTTACAAGTAGGTTTGATAGTAACTTTAATCGCTACTACCATCGCCGGTGTTTTGTCAAACCCACTGTTTACCTTAGTCAATAATTCAGTTGCGAATACTCCCATATTGCAAGCAGCAAAAATAGTGAGTACTCAAGCAGGTGTAATTATCACTGACCAAGCAGAATAA
- a CDS encoding response regulator, translated as MANKILVIDDTTVVRVKVREMLPPGNFEVLEAKDGLEGYNLILNEKVSLIMLDFILPKMSGWEVFQKIQAQAELSKIPLVIMSGRKEEVTEKIPEPFEYFEFLNKPFDQRQLITAIKSAMAKATKKARTNTEQSVVAPARQETVAAKPNSAAGSSDAEIQALNAKMVKMQAEIDSLKKQLTQVVTFIKQKIK; from the coding sequence GTGGCAAACAAAATTTTAGTTATTGATGACACTACAGTTGTCAGGGTAAAAGTCAGAGAAATGTTGCCTCCGGGCAATTTTGAAGTATTGGAGGCAAAAGACGGTTTAGAAGGATATAATCTCATCCTTAACGAAAAAGTCAGCTTGATCATGTTGGACTTTATTTTACCGAAAATGAGTGGGTGGGAAGTTTTCCAAAAAATTCAAGCCCAAGCAGAATTAAGCAAAATTCCTTTAGTGATCATGTCTGGCCGTAAGGAAGAGGTAACGGAAAAAATACCTGAACCATTTGAATATTTTGAATTTCTCAATAAGCCTTTTGACCAAAGACAGCTGATTACTGCTATTAAGTCAGCAATGGCTAAGGCTACTAAAAAAGCTCGTACTAATACTGAGCAATCAGTAGTTGCTCCGGCGAGACAAGAAACAGTAGCTGCAAAACCTAATTCCGCAGCAGGTAGCTCTGATGCAGAAATACAAGCTCTGAACGCAAAAATGGTGAAGATGCAAGCAGAGATTGACAGCCTCAAGAAACAGCTAACTCAAGTTGTGACATTTATTAAACAGAAAATTAAGTAA
- the lipA gene encoding lipoyl synthase, with amino-acid sequence MTFSRQAELKLKIAAMPSWLRRSVGKASEISTVQRIIKQRQIHTICEEGRCPNRGECYAQKTATFLLMGPTCTRSCAFCQVDKGHAPMAVDDEEPQKVAESVQLLGLRYVVLTSVARDDLSDGGARHFVKTMEAIRQLNPETQIEVLTPDLWGGVGVGEAGQSLRIAMIVTAKPACFNHNVETVRRLTGPVRRGAKYDRSLGVLANVKNIDSSIPTKSGLMLGHGETREEVIETMADLRAVKCDRITLGQYMRPSLEHLPVQKYWTPAEFDELGSIAREMGFSHVRSGPLVRSSYHAGEE; translated from the coding sequence ATGACTTTTTCTCGACAAGCCGAACTCAAATTGAAAATTGCGGCTATGCCTAGCTGGTTACGTCGTTCTGTTGGCAAAGCTAGTGAAATTTCTACCGTACAACGTATTATTAAGCAGCGCCAAATTCATACAATTTGCGAAGAAGGCCGCTGTCCCAATAGAGGGGAGTGCTATGCCCAAAAAACTGCAACTTTTTTACTCATGGGGCCAACCTGCACTAGGTCTTGTGCTTTTTGTCAAGTAGATAAAGGTCATGCACCAATGGCTGTAGATGACGAGGAACCGCAAAAGGTAGCGGAGTCAGTCCAGCTTTTGGGATTGCGTTATGTGGTATTAACTTCTGTAGCCCGTGATGATTTGTCTGATGGGGGTGCTAGGCATTTTGTGAAAACGATGGAGGCTATCCGCCAATTAAACCCAGAAACTCAAATTGAAGTGCTGACACCTGATTTGTGGGGTGGTGTGGGTGTTGGGGAAGCAGGGCAGAGCCTACGGATAGCTATGATTGTGACTGCTAAACCGGCTTGTTTTAATCATAACGTTGAAACTGTGCGGAGATTAACAGGGCCTGTAAGACGGGGTGCGAAGTACGATCGCTCTTTAGGAGTTCTGGCAAATGTTAAAAACATTGATTCGAGTATTCCTACTAAATCGGGTTTAATGCTGGGACATGGTGAAACTAGGGAGGAAGTAATTGAAACAATGGCAGATTTGCGGGCTGTCAAGTGCGATCGCATTACCCTTGGTCAATATATGCGACCCTCTTTAGAACATCTGCCTGTACAAAAATACTGGACACCAGCAGAATTTGATGAACTCGGCAGCATAGCCAGAGAGATGGGATTTAGTCATGTTCGTTCTGGCCCCTTGGTGCGGAGTTCATACCATGCTGGGGAAGAGTGA
- a CDS encoding photosystem I protein PsaX, translating into MTSKGKAAKPTYVFRASWALLLLAINFLVAAYYFHIID; encoded by the coding sequence ATGACTTCTAAAGGCAAAGCTGCTAAACCTACTTATGTTTTTCGTGCAAGTTGGGCGTTGCTACTGTTGGCTATCAACTTCTTGGTAGCGGCTTACTATTTCCACATCATTGACTAG
- a CDS encoding branched-chain amino acid ABC transporter permease, producing MDAQFVQLIINGIAVGSIIALAAVGLTLTYGILRLSNFAHGDFLTLGAYLTLVVNATGLNIWLSMILASVGTVGAMLLSEKLLWSRMRSIRASSTTLIIISIGLALFLRNGIIFVWGGKNQNYNLPVTPALEIGELRIPQNQILVLGLAVLAIVSLHYLLQNTKIGKAMRAVADDLDLARVSGINVDRVVLWTWVIAGTFTSLGGSMYGLITAVRPNMGWFLILPLFASVILGGIGNPYGAIAAAFIIGIVQEVSTPWLGSQYKQGIALLIMILVLLIRPKGLFKGTI from the coding sequence ATGGATGCACAATTTGTTCAATTAATTATCAACGGGATTGCTGTGGGCAGCATTATTGCTCTAGCCGCAGTAGGACTCACTCTTACCTATGGAATTTTAAGATTATCTAATTTTGCCCACGGTGATTTTCTCACATTAGGAGCTTATCTGACCCTGGTCGTAAATGCTACGGGGTTAAATATTTGGCTGTCGATGATTCTAGCATCTGTAGGAACTGTGGGAGCAATGTTACTGTCCGAAAAATTGCTGTGGTCAAGGATGCGGTCTATTCGTGCTAGTTCGACAACACTGATCATTATTTCTATCGGACTGGCTTTATTTCTCCGCAATGGGATTATTTTTGTGTGGGGAGGTAAAAACCAAAACTATAATCTGCCTGTCACCCCCGCTTTAGAAATTGGGGAATTAAGAATACCGCAAAATCAAATATTAGTACTGGGATTAGCAGTTTTGGCAATTGTGTCGTTACATTACTTGCTCCAAAATACCAAAATTGGTAAAGCGATGCGAGCCGTTGCCGATGATTTAGACTTAGCCAGAGTCTCTGGTATCAACGTTGATAGAGTGGTTCTCTGGACTTGGGTAATTGCGGGAACTTTCACTTCTTTGGGTGGAAGTATGTACGGTTTGATTACCGCTGTTCGCCCCAACATGGGCTGGTTTTTGATTTTACCCTTATTTGCTTCTGTAATTTTGGGAGGTATCGGCAACCCCTATGGTGCGATCGCAGCAGCTTTTATCATTGGTATAGTTCAAGAAGTCAGTACCCCTTGGCTAGGTTCACAGTACAAACAAGGTATAGCCCTATTAATCATGATTTTGGTGCTGCTCATTCGTCCCAAAGGTTTATTCAAAGGCACGATTTGA
- the hrmK gene encoding hybrid histidine kinase/response regulator HrmK, with the protein MQQSSSLPEQNSQINGTPTVLTTIQQLQDNLWLERRLNHLQSRLNDCLLSSAEPMPQATITESEIFQTVVDELYNALNASWEELTECTVGIAQCQPQEMVGNICYVSHSSSTPGIPIPEIKLKAGKKLRLRLKAAIKLKDLQQMERQKPALAWRLVDDSSNVMTWLVIATTKSNHDIDTIDSLPTQLRSQLITRTVGYCNTALAQLRQMQSWQQHCQQLANFNQELERTNLLKNQFLANTSHEIRTPLSSIIGFTHLLLAQGYEPEKQRHQEYLHIIQSSGKHLLCLINDILDLSKIEANQLEVQWEMVDVPSLCRNVLALVKEKAANKGLKLRLEIDDDVKTLLADPLRLKQMLLNLLFNAVKFTNTGSVGLRVTAQDLYLRFTIWDTGIGISPENQALLFRPYSQIINPGAESNEGTGLGLVVTQRLVEIHGGSLELESEVNRGSYFTISLPFQPMGKVLEAIEVNAEKDLEISKETSNYSGSLSDSIIPVSISPKILLVEDDVGNAELIKIYLGRLGYQVTCVQNSEQMWATLPQLQPAVILMDVSLPDGNGLNLVQQLRDKQQYQQIPIIAQTAMAMKGDRETCLAAGVNDYISKPIDLQLLASLMAKYCQLRDEDAKKLNSK; encoded by the coding sequence ATGCAGCAATCTTCAAGCTTACCAGAACAGAACTCACAGATAAATGGAACGCCAACAGTTTTGACAACAATCCAGCAACTACAGGATAACTTGTGGTTAGAACGCAGGTTGAATCATTTACAGAGTCGTCTCAATGATTGCCTGCTTTCATCTGCTGAACCGATGCCACAGGCGACAATAACCGAATCAGAGATTTTTCAAACAGTGGTTGATGAACTCTACAACGCTTTAAATGCTAGTTGGGAAGAGTTGACGGAATGTACAGTAGGTATTGCCCAATGTCAACCACAAGAAATGGTTGGTAATATTTGCTATGTTTCTCATAGTTCTTCTACCCCCGGAATACCAATCCCAGAAATAAAACTCAAAGCCGGAAAAAAACTGCGGTTGAGATTAAAAGCTGCCATCAAATTAAAAGATTTGCAGCAAATGGAGAGACAAAAGCCTGCGCTTGCTTGGCGTTTAGTGGATGATTCTAGCAATGTGATGACATGGTTAGTTATTGCCACAACCAAGTCTAATCATGATATTGACACCATTGACTCATTGCCAACTCAACTGCGATCGCAATTAATCACTAGAACAGTCGGCTATTGTAATACAGCTTTGGCACAATTGAGGCAAATGCAGTCTTGGCAACAACATTGTCAACAGTTAGCTAACTTTAATCAGGAACTAGAACGCACCAATCTACTTAAAAACCAGTTTCTAGCCAATACCAGCCACGAAATCCGCACTCCTCTGAGTTCTATCATCGGATTCACACATTTGCTGCTGGCACAAGGTTACGAACCAGAGAAACAGCGTCACCAAGAATATTTACACATCATCCAATCCAGCGGTAAGCATTTGCTATGTCTGATTAATGATATTTTGGATCTTTCTAAAATCGAAGCCAATCAGCTAGAAGTGCAATGGGAAATGGTTGATGTGCCATCATTATGTCGTAATGTTTTAGCTTTGGTGAAAGAGAAAGCCGCTAATAAGGGTTTGAAACTGCGTCTGGAAATAGACGATGATGTCAAAACACTACTAGCAGACCCTTTGCGACTCAAACAAATGCTATTGAATTTACTCTTCAATGCCGTTAAATTTACAAATACTGGTAGTGTTGGTTTACGGGTAACTGCACAAGATTTATATTTACGTTTTACAATTTGGGATACTGGAATTGGCATATCTCCAGAAAACCAAGCTCTACTATTTCGTCCCTATAGTCAAATTATTAATCCCGGTGCTGAAAGCAATGAAGGTACTGGTTTGGGGTTAGTAGTGACTCAGCGGCTTGTAGAAATTCACGGTGGTTCTTTAGAGTTGGAATCAGAAGTAAATCGCGGTTCCTATTTCACAATTTCCCTTCCCTTCCAGCCAATGGGAAAAGTTTTGGAAGCGATAGAAGTCAATGCAGAAAAGGATTTAGAAATTAGTAAAGAAACAAGTAATTATTCTGGTTCTCTCTCTGATTCTATTATCCCTGTCAGTATCTCACCAAAAATCTTGTTGGTAGAAGACGATGTAGGTAATGCAGAATTAATAAAAATTTATCTAGGTAGATTGGGTTATCAGGTAACTTGTGTCCAAAATTCAGAACAAATGTGGGCAACTCTCCCACAGCTACAACCAGCAGTAATTTTAATGGATGTGAGTCTACCAGATGGCAATGGGTTGAATTTGGTGCAACAACTGCGAGACAAACAGCAGTATCAGCAAATACCAATAATTGCTCAAACAGCAATGGCCATGAAAGGAGATAGAGAAACCTGTCTAGCTGCTGGTGTCAATGACTATATTTCTAAACCTATAGATTTACAACTTTTAGCCAGTCTGATGGCAAAGTATTGTCAATTAAGAGATGAGGATGCGAAGAAGTTAAACTCAAAATAG
- a CDS encoding Uma2 family endonuclease encodes MTVTTYKWTVQRYHRAIAAGIFDDQPIELLRGDLILMPPEREPHAYYNTEAADYIRTLLGGRAKIRDAKPITLPNDSEPAPDIAIVKPLDEVYLEHHPYPQDIFWIIEFSKATLSKDLGEKKDIYAEAGIAEYWVANLKTPQLQVFRDLKNRQYSTELIITTGTIAPLAFPNVFVQVQRLIGR; translated from the coding sequence ATGACTGTAACTACCTATAAATGGACAGTTCAACGCTATCACCGGGCAATAGCAGCAGGTATTTTTGATGACCAGCCTATAGAATTATTGCGCGGCGACCTCATCCTTATGCCTCCAGAAAGAGAACCACACGCTTACTACAACACAGAAGCCGCAGATTATATCCGTACTCTCCTTGGTGGAAGGGCAAAAATCCGCGATGCCAAACCCATCACTCTACCCAATGACTCAGAACCCGCACCAGATATTGCCATAGTCAAACCTTTAGATGAAGTCTATTTAGAACACCATCCTTATCCTCAAGATATCTTCTGGATCATTGAATTTTCTAAAGCTACTCTCAGCAAAGACCTAGGTGAAAAAAAAGATATCTACGCAGAAGCAGGTATTGCTGAATATTGGGTAGCCAATCTCAAGACTCCGCAATTGCAAGTATTTCGAGACTTAAAAAATAGACAATATTCAACAGAACTGATCATCACTACAGGCACTATTGCCCCCTTAGCCTTTCCGAACGTATTTGTTCAAGTGCAACGCCTGATAGGTAGATAA